The proteins below come from a single Malus domestica chromosome 03, GDT2T_hap1 genomic window:
- the LOC103432418 gene encoding uncharacterized protein has protein sequence METLHVVAQHKNQYYSRGKSHGPGRVGPSPSKGFRGINCRTFQSGSGMLPTPSKACSTPVSKQRACSASPSPRITAPSPNKTHTPSPVSQSDSRTLSKSTPIAINVKNSKKGKHFNGSFSFSELWAGPAYSNSPPPSSLPIPKFSIRPKRTVSLELPKSPADSEMHHPIAKSAPASPTREHGGSAARDLFDNADSATKTLRRILNLDVDDE, from the coding sequence ATGGAGACTCTTCATGTTGTGGCGCAGCATAAGAACCAGTACTACAGCCGGGGGAAGTCACACGGCCCGGGCAGAGTCGGCCCGTCGCCGTCCAAGGGCTTCCGAGGGATCAATTGCCGGACTTTCCAATCCGGGTCAGGTATGCTCCCTACCCCGTCCAAGGCTTGCTCTACTCCTGTATCCAAACAGAGAGCATGCTCTGCTTCTCCTTCTCCTAGGATAACTGCACCTAGTCCAAACAAGACGCATACACCTAGTCCAGTTTCACAGTCCGATAGCAGGACACTGAGTAAAAGCACCCCAATTGCTATCAATGTCAAAAACTCGAAGAAAGGCAAGCACTTCAATGGAAGTTTTTCATTTTCTGAGCTCTGGGCCGGCCCGGCTTACTCCAACTCTCCCCCACCGAGTTCGTTGCCAATCCCCAAGTTTTCAATCCGTCCCAAGAGAACCGTGTCGCTCGAATTGCCCAAGTCGCCCGCTGACAGCGAAATGCACCACCCAATTGCCAAGTCTGCACCTGCATCCCCAACTAGGGAGCATGGTGGGTCTGCTGCTAGGGATCTCTTTGACAACGCTGACTCCGCGACCAAGACTCTGCGTCGCATTCTGAATCTCGATGTTGACGATGAATGA
- the LOC103419123 gene encoding late embryogenesis abundant protein D-34-like, whose protein sequence is MSQGQPQRRRPDQSEVQEPIKYGDVFNVSGELADRPVAPRDAATAQAAENLVLGENPRGGPAAVMQSAATYNERFGLVGHLDSTKVAREEGVTVTETINPDGNRVVTEKVAGQVVAQYVEPPVPMASPGGALDRDAITIGETLEASALTAGDKPIEQSDAAAIQAAEMRATGRNEIAPGGVAGVAQYAASVNPRDVNKTKLGDVLEDTTEKLPADKPVTREDAKAVIGAEIRNSTNMATTPAGVAESQAAAAGLNQNGE, encoded by the exons ATGAGCCAGGGACAGCCACAAAGACGCCGACCGGACCAGTCCGAGGTTCAGGAACCCATAAAATACGGAGACGTCTTCAATGTCTCCGGCGAATTGGCTGACAGGCCCGTCGCGCCACGCGATGCCGCCACTGCCCAAGCTGCTGAAAACCTAGTCCTTGGAGAGAATCCGAGGGGTGGCCCAGCTGCTGTCATGCAGTCGGCAGCTACGTACAACGAGCGCTTTGGCCTTGTTGGCCACCTTGACTCCACTAAAGTCGCCCGAGAGGAAGGCGTCACCGTTACTGAAACAATTAATCCCGATGGCAACCGGGTTGTCACTGAAAAAGTTGCTGGACAG GTTGTGGCCCAATATGTGGAGCCACCGGTGCCAATGGCATCTCCAGGAGGAGCGCTTGATCGAGATGCTATTACAATTGGTGAAACGCTGGAGGCCAGTGCTCTGACGGCAGGAGACAAACCAATTGAACAAAGCGACGCCGCTGCAATACAAGCTGCTGAAATGAGAGCCACTGGACGCAATGAGATAGCACCCGGAGGTGTGGCGGGTGTAGCTCAGTATGCAGCCTCTGTTAACCCGCGCGACGTCAATAAAACGAAACTTGGTGACGTGTTAGAG GATACAACTGAGAAGTTGCCTGCGGACAAACCTGTGACTAGAGAGGATGCAAAGGCGGTGATAGGAGCAGAGATACGGAACAGTACAAATATGGCCACCACTCCAGCCGGAGTTGCTGAATCGCAGGCGGCAGCTGCTGGGCTTAACCAGAATGGGGAATAA